The window atatatatatatatatatatatacacacacacacatatagttgtctatttaacccattcctgatatgaACAAGTTTTCAGAACTACGAGTCTTCTTCCCAcgtctaatgcctctgtgtctattctttctctgcactttaattgtataaatctttcttttgagctacccaattctTGATGTCAGTTGTaaatttatagtatatatttcaATGTAGTAAACATAATTTGTCCATATCAAGTACCTTTAAATTAATCTTggatattggcttttatatgtaAATTTGCCTACTAAGTTCTGGTTTTCTACTAAGAAAGTCTTAAAAATCTGCAAGTTGGTGAAATGTTTATTCATtgaatattataattttgctggatataatatttttggccaaaGGCCTAGTTCTTTAGATTGTCAGTAAATCCCCCTGGATTGATGAATATTCCAACAGGTGATGAGACTTCATCTAGAGACTTGGAGATTTAGCACCTGAAAAGACTACTTGTCTTAGGGTTGGGTGAGTGGGCACCCTGGTGGGGGAGGGGATCTAGCACCTAGAGGATTAGGAAAGCATGGACATAGAGTTGAGaatgtggaagaaaaataaaaggacaagAGATGCCAAATATGAGGAGGCAATGTTCCATTCAAGCATCTCTGTCACCTGCAGTAATACACAGTATTTTGAAAGGAAGGCACCATGGGAAAGAGGAATCTCTGGGATTAGCTTAGTAGTAATGGCACAAAACACCTACAAGGCAGAGCTCAGAGTGGTTACCTTGGAGgcttttgattatatgaagtgtacagggaaaagagaaagattagagGAGTAGAAGAGCTATGAATCAGAGAATGAGAAACTAGGTAAAACAGAAAGGGAACATGGACAATTAGGACAGAAATCCTCATtagaaaggggggaaatggatgtaattaaaaatgaatgaacaggATCAGTTGAAAGGCAAGAGGGAGGGAAACtacaaaagaactaaaaaagggaTGAAGAAACGTAGAATGAGATAGCAGAAGTGCCATGTATTATcgagaaaatatatatttgtttctattcccactcattttctccagaggtttattATAAGTTTTCTAATATGTTATtaatcttccttcatttctttcttgtatGTTTTGTGTTAGGcttatctaattctgaaaacaaaaatttgagaccCCTTACTAATGTGGttttcttatttcctccctcaactcatttaacttttaaaatgtggATGGCCTCATTGGGTGCCTATATGCTTATTATATAGGTTTCATTGtctgtggtaccttttagcaaaatgtagtttcctttcttttctgctttaATTAGTACTACTTTTGCTTTGCTGAGATtctgattgctacccctgcttttttttttcatataatctaACAACATTATACAAGCAAAAACATTTCAAAGACTAAGAACTTTGAAAATTGCAAGGGCTCTgttcaatgcaatgaccaaccagGATTCTAGGGGAgtagtatgaatgaatgaataaatgaatgaatatctatttttcaaCATGACTGATGTgagaatttcttttgcttgacttTGCATATTTTCTATCAGTTtgatttgtcctttcctttttccaatgaGTGAGAAGTGTAAGGAACAGAATACAAATGGttgtcaattgaaaaaaaaatggtaaaattaaaatagaggggaaaaaaggataacTTACATTTGTAAAGTCTCACACCAGTTTACCAAGAAGCAATTCCACAAATGTATTCCTAGGAAGGAAGTTGTTCTGAAAGAAGGATTTGGAAGTTTCAATGGAGTGACCACAAACTTAGCATGGACAATCACTAGGATGCAGTAATCACTTTATTGCCATCTTGGGAAGAGAAGCAGGGCATGATCCCCCTGTGCTCGTCAGACATCATCTGCATTGCTGAATTCAGTTCTGGGTACCAGGGTTTAAGAAAATCTCCATAAGTTTTAAAGATACACAGATGCATTCCAGAAGTGTGAAGAATCTTAAGCTCAAGGTACATGAGGACTTTTCTCCTGCTCAGCCTCAGAGGTTAGGGCTGGCAGCCATGAGTAAAAGCTACAAAGAGAGTAACgtaggcttgatgtcaggaaagtTTATAACAAAGTGGGCCCAGAGAGGAATGGGCTATCCTGAGACATGGTGGGTACCCCTGTTTGAGGCCTCCAAGTATTGTCAatgaaaaccaaagaaaagaGCAGAAGCTCATGGGTCATCAGAATGGCAGGATCATTTATAACATTTGTGATGACAAAATGGGGAATAAGTTggataataaaaatagtatttgctACTTTACTAATGAGAAAGAGTTAGTGAACTACCTGGTCTatttctgaagttgaatttgaacccagtccttTGTGACTCCAAGCTCAGGACTGTTTCTACTGTGCCTCCTAGATGAGCTTCAATAGTTCATTTTCTAATTGTTGACTTCATGTTCCTGGCAGAAGACTGAAGTAGGAATGTCTAACAGATAGCTGGATTGAGCAAAGGGATATTAGTTATATTCATAAGATTTCTCTGCAGTGTGGACTATCTGATATTGAGAAAGATAACTCTTATATGtgaaaagcctttccacactggttataTTTATAATGTTTCTCTTTGGTGTGGATTGTCTGATGTAAAATAGGAGCTCTTTTTTGCCTAATAGACTTTCCACACTGGTTATATTTATAATGATTCTCTTTGGTGTGGATTATCTGATGTAAAATAAAAGCTCCTTTTTgcctaaaagcctttccacactggttacatccATAAAGTTtgtctccagtgtgaattctccaATATGCAACAAGAGCACCTTTTTCTCAATAATCTTTTACACATTGGTCatatttataaggtttctctccagtatgaattctgaTGACTAGTAAGACTTCCCCTTTTATGTATTACATACGAAAGCTTTTACATATCGAATTGCCTTGGTCAATTGGTCCCTAGTGTGCATGCTCTGATGTCTAGCATGCCGGTGCATGCTCTGATGTCTAGTAAAAGATTCCTTTCTTATAGAAGCCGGTCTCAACTAGTGAGATTTATAAAGTTTCTCTTCAGTGTGGgttctctgatgtacaataagaacttcttttttcctgaaagtctttccacactggttacactTATAAAGTTTCTCTCTGGTGTGGATTGTATGATGGTCAAGgagttttcctttctgtaaaagcttttccacattcattacattcatcaaatttctttccagtatggattctctgaggAACAGTAAGAGTTCTCTTTTCTGTATAGCATTTCCCCATTGCTTACATGAGATGaccgcgctagcacccaggatacctcagaatcagctggagtccggataagcaaaaatcctcaatctttattcttggtctttagacataggattgaacaggatggaagcagaatctccaagACTGCCTTCTCCCCCCGTACCGCAAAGAGTACGACTCTGGCTCGTCTTACTCCAtcctctagtccctcctacaatgctctgtatacaccaatcattgagtcaGCTCAGGATAGTGGGAAagatcattttccaagcatatgcccatatgGTCCAggcagtaattagccctaagtgcttgaactgacctcagtgcagtgacctcaagagtttcagccctctacagttacatttataaggtttctttcTACTGTGGATTCTCCACAGGACAATGGACCTTTGAGTACATCTGCCATTTAATGCAATACTTGTCATGAGCCAATacaaatataaatcatttaaataataactgtaatgggccagaattatGGAGAAATTCTTACAACAAGCTTggtaactcagtggaattgataatacaatgtttatctagtttagcgtggttattaatagttctctagttcagtatatatacttagtacttaatatagttctaatAGATTCATACATACTGTGATgtaattttaatagaatatataagctgggacaaactcaaccAGAGACAtgcattccatctcccacctttgtggtggctggaggctggagcagagcacaagccctcagactcagacatgcattccatctcccaccaccaCGGGGAACTGGAACAGACTCggggaagacagaggactggaggttggagcacaagctcccagactcagggagacttcaagacagagaccattgtggtggtcctcctgcctcccccacagaagcCAAGCCACATTccagaggacctcaagaaaggtagtccaggccccaggcaaggagacaagactgtgaCAGAGACAAACTCCATCTCTGtctattctcctggtgattactctgctgaaacgaaggctggtccagagacctccagaaagctaaacaGGACCTTACAAACCCTAACCTGAATGCACCgttaaaaagttaaattactttcccaaggCCATAGAGCTACAGAACATAAATTTAACCCATGTCCTTTGACTCCAAAAGTGGGGATCTTCCCATTCCACCAGCATGCCTTTCAAGCAGGTGaccagaagaaaaggaaggctCCAACATGCCCAAGAAGCTGTCTGCTATcccaagaaaatttttattttcctcacccTCCTTGAAGCATTATAGCAAGACAAGGCTAAGTATGGAAGGCATCAGCACCACATCATCTTCTCCCAGGATTGTGTccctaatttattttcttccttattttaatgTCGTTACATTTCATCACAAAACTGGTAAAAACCAATCAGATTTTTATATAAAAGCCTTTTCACCCTGGTTATATTCATAAGGtatctctccagtgtggattctctgatgtccaaTAAGAGATGCTCTTTTTCTAAAAGCCTTCCCACACTGGTTGCATTTatgaggtttctctccagtgtggatcgTTTGATGTACAATAAGAGTTCCCCTtcttgtaaaagcctttccacactggttgcattcataaggtttctcttcaGTGTGAACTCTCTGATGGTCAGTAAAAGGTTGCCTTcttataaaagtctttccacactggttacatttataaggtttctccccagtgtgaattctctggtgtATATTAAGGGCTCCTCTttgtctaaaagcctttccacagtggttacattcataaggtttctcttcagtgtggattctctgatgtacactAAGAGTTTCCTTTCtcctaaaagtctttccacactggctacattcataaggtttctctccagtgtggctCCTCTGATGTGCAATAAGAGTTCTCCGATTTCTAAAAGCCTTTTCACATTGattgcattcataaggtttctctacAGTGTGGCTCCTCTGATGTGCAGTAAGAGCTACTCTTTGTCTAAAAGTccttccacactggttacattcataaggtttctctccagtgtggattctctgatgtatagTAAGAGGTCCCTTTTCTcgaaaagcctttccacattgatcacattcataaggtttctctccagtgtggatcctCTGATGTATAGTAAGAGCTCCTTTgtctctaaaagcctttccacattggttacatttataaggtttctctccagtgtggattctctgatgttcagtaagAGGTCCTTTgtctctaaaagcctttccacattggctacatttataaggtttctctccattgtgaattctctgatgtacagtaagagctCCCTTTTGTCTAAAAGcgtttccacactggttacatttgtaaggtttctccccagtgtgaATTCTTTGATGTATAGTGAGAGCTCCATTTtgtctaaaagtctttccacactggctacattcataaggtttctccccagtgtggatcctctgatgtacagtaagagctCTCcgatttttaaaagccttttcacactggttacattcataatgTTTCTTTCTAGTGTAAATTCTCTGTAAATGTCTAGTACGAGCTCCACTTtctgtaaaagcctttccacttCGGTGATGTTCATAAGATTTCTCTCCAATATGGATCTTGGCAAGAGATCTGTGATTAACCTGAGAAGAAGTGAAGTTAGCATCACTGATGAATCTTGGCTTGAAGGATTCTACCACTGAAAGGCTTTGCTCTGTAGGAGGTTTCCTCATTTCAAGTCTGATCTCTTTttctgtggggggaaaaaaaaaagacaacaaagaataaaacaaagacaGGCACTCCACACCCGCACATATGCATTGTCAATACTTCCTGTGACTTTTTTGTgatcactttcaattttattttctattacattatgTGGGGTTACATTCAGAATACTaacactttttgttttttcatgttgATTTTTCAAATTTCATCTAAAGCATAAGTGATTTTGTTCtgattcattacttttttttcatgtagctactaattattcctcttttttttaaacaaatatcatCATATTCCCTTAGTTATCCTTTTAccaaacacaatttttaaaaattcccc of the Sarcophilus harrisii chromosome 1, mSarHar1.11, whole genome shotgun sequence genome contains:
- the LOC100929905 gene encoding zinc finger protein 567-like isoform X1; this translates as MGPGSLRPPQEWVTFRDVAVDFTQEEWGLLDPSQKKLYKGVMLENAWNLLSLGLPVPREDVISYFEQREIPWMLHPEGLRSRPPEKEIRLEMRKPPTEQSLSVVESFKPRFISDANFTSSQVNHRSLAKIHIGEKSYEHHRSGKAFTESGARTRHLQRIYTRKKHYECNQCEKAFKNRRALTVHQRIHTGEKPYECSQCGKTFRQNGALTIHQRIHTGEKPYKCNQCGNAFRQKGALTVHQRIHNGEKPYKCSQCGKAFRDKGPLTEHQRIHTGEKPYKCNQCGKAFRDKGALTIHQRIHTGEKPYECDQCGKAFREKGPLTIHQRIHTGEKPYECNQCGRTFRQRVALTAHQRSHTVEKPYECNQCEKAFRNRRTLIAHQRSHTGEKPYECSQCGKTFRRKETLSVHQRIHTEEKPYECNHCGKAFRQRGALNIHQRIHTGEKPYKCNQCGKTFIRRQPFTDHQRVHTEEKPYECNQCGKAFTRRGTLIVHQTIHTGEKPHKCNQCGKAFRKRASLIGHQRIHTGEIPYEYNQGEKAFI